A window from Rhizosphaericola mali encodes these proteins:
- a CDS encoding SnoaL-like domain-containing protein, translating to MTIQEIATGLVDLLRSGYFEKAQKTFLAEDVVSIEPNGSIFPQETEGLSNILQNGANFRANIDKVNHLEISDPLVTDNTIAILFSFEADTSDKGRISFKEVCVFLVKGEKIFQEIYYY from the coding sequence ATGACTATACAAGAAATCGCGACCGGATTGGTTGATTTACTTAGATCTGGATATTTTGAGAAGGCTCAAAAGACATTCCTAGCAGAGGACGTAGTCAGTATAGAACCTAACGGATCTATTTTTCCACAAGAAACCGAAGGACTCAGCAATATTTTACAAAATGGCGCCAATTTTAGGGCAAATATTGATAAGGTAAATCATTTAGAAATTTCAGATCCACTTGTGACAGACAATACCATCGCTATTTTATTTTCTTTTGAAGCGGACACTAGCGACAAGGGTAGGATTTCGTTTAAGGAAGTTTGTGTATTTTTAGTAAAAGGGGAAAAGATTTTCCAAGAAATTTACTATTATTGA
- a CDS encoding helix-turn-helix domain-containing protein produces the protein MEYGYKKIDLFGRSFIQKIALKPPFDFDFPVEDRACFLYVLNGELRYQSHSDNFNIPSNYSLLLNCLHPGKRVQNADSNDGEVVIVTFHPDVLKKIYENDLPKILRPSHKVSNQSGSMVNNDFLIQKYVEGLLFYFENPVLVDEEILVLKLKEIILLLAQTQDAETMQVILSQLFSPTTYSFKQIIEANSIEQVGIEELAKKTNLSLSSFKREFAKMYNNTPAKYLKNKRLDKAAELLLVSDKPITEIAFDCGFNDLANFTKSFNDKFHVSPSKYRLDRIAK, from the coding sequence ATGGAATACGGCTATAAAAAAATTGATTTGTTTGGGCGGTCCTTCATCCAGAAAATAGCGCTGAAACCTCCGTTTGATTTTGATTTTCCAGTAGAGGATCGTGCCTGTTTTTTATATGTATTGAATGGTGAGTTGCGCTATCAGTCTCATTCGGACAATTTCAATATTCCATCTAATTATTCATTGTTGTTGAATTGTCTTCATCCAGGAAAGCGGGTGCAGAATGCGGATTCCAATGACGGAGAGGTCGTAATTGTGACTTTTCACCCCGACGTACTTAAGAAAATCTATGAAAACGATCTTCCTAAGATTTTGCGACCGAGTCACAAAGTGAGCAACCAGTCAGGCAGCATGGTCAACAATGATTTCCTGATCCAAAAATACGTAGAAGGACTTCTTTTTTATTTTGAAAACCCCGTTTTGGTTGATGAAGAAATCCTTGTATTGAAACTAAAGGAAATTATTCTTTTATTGGCCCAAACGCAGGATGCAGAGACGATGCAGGTTATATTGTCCCAACTTTTTTCACCTACAACCTATAGTTTTAAACAAATAATTGAAGCAAATTCAATCGAACAAGTCGGTATTGAAGAGTTAGCAAAGAAAACCAATTTAAGTTTATCCTCCTTCAAAAGGGAATTTGCGAAAATGTACAATAATACTCCAGCCAAATACCTTAAAAATAAGAGGTTGGACAAGGCTGCTGAACTTCTTTTGGTTTCAGATAAACCTATTACAGAAATTGCGTTTGATTGTGGTTTTAATGATTTGGCGAACTTTACTAAGAGTTTCAACGACAAATTCCATGTTTCGCCCAGTAAATACAGATTGGACCGAATTGCCAAGTAA
- a CDS encoding alpha/beta hydrolase produces the protein MKKNVLFSLLLLSASFSTKAQMDDNFYQPKKEMKLLAFKNIENINFPVEHDTITAVILKPESHTIKKTIVFFHGAAGNISTYQYITKPLVTDGFQVVMVDVRGYGKSTGKPTHLNVAEDGQKIFDYLLNRKDIVNTKIYLYGASLGSQIATHLAKENKAKISGLILDGGMSSFTDIAIRFKPEMKAIIEKYVVSPYSAKEDVKSLSGIPKLFIYGRGDSTVPFEQGQLIFKNAPEPKAFFEYSGDHLQAMVIEPVQTLKAIEKL, from the coding sequence ATGAAAAAAAACGTATTATTTTCCTTGCTTCTTCTATCCGCGTCATTTTCAACTAAGGCTCAAATGGACGATAATTTCTATCAACCTAAAAAAGAAATGAAGCTATTAGCGTTTAAAAATATCGAAAACATTAATTTTCCAGTAGAGCATGACACCATCACTGCAGTCATATTAAAACCGGAATCCCATACCATCAAGAAAACGATTGTGTTTTTCCATGGGGCTGCGGGCAACATCTCTACCTACCAATACATAACAAAACCACTCGTAACGGATGGATTTCAAGTAGTTATGGTGGACGTAAGGGGCTACGGAAAATCCACAGGAAAGCCCACACACCTGAATGTAGCAGAGGATGGTCAGAAAATATTTGATTATTTATTAAATAGAAAAGATATCGTTAATACCAAGATCTATTTGTATGGAGCTTCTTTGGGATCCCAAATTGCGACCCATCTAGCGAAAGAAAATAAAGCTAAAATTTCGGGATTGATCTTGGATGGAGGAATGTCCTCTTTTACGGATATTGCGATTCGTTTCAAACCTGAAATGAAAGCGATAATTGAAAAATATGTAGTATCTCCCTATTCCGCAAAGGAGGATGTAAAATCTTTAAGTGGCATACCAAAACTATTTATATATGGTAGAGGAGACTCAACCGTACCTTTTGAACAGGGACAACTAATTTTTAAAAATGCACCTGAACCGAAAGCATTTTTTGAATATTCTGGAGACCACTTGCAGGCTATGGTGATAGAACCGGTCCAAACTCTAAAAGCGATTGAAAAGCTGTAA
- a CDS encoding IS3 family transposase, with product MTKLDQQIVEIHNSSHKRYGSPRIKAELNENGQYVSLKMVANIMRRKSLKSIVRKR from the coding sequence ATGACAAAGTTGGATCAACAAATCGTTGAAATACATAACAGCAGCCATAAGAGATATGGTAGTCCACGGATCAAAGCAGAACTAAACGAAAACGGTCAATATGTATCATTAAAGATGGTGGCTAATATCATGCGTCGCAAAAGTTTGAAAAGTATTGTCAGAAAGCGTTAG